One region of Mucilaginibacter sp. 14171R-50 genomic DNA includes:
- a CDS encoding DUF5686 and carboxypeptidase-like regulatory domain-containing protein: MKRLLTPIYSASILLILVLLSLTASLHAQTVVRGVVTDAKTKQPMSYVTVTFAGTTQGSGTNGQGRYAISTTDNTVSQIKVSFVGYRTAVRNITPGQDQTINIALAEDNHSLNEVVVKSGKKKKYSNKNNPAVELIRQVIAHKAQNQVENYNYAEYRQYERMNVSLSNLSDKFRNKKIFKNYQFLFREQDSTAIGGKTLLPMYQEEKTSDNYFRKAPYAKKQIITASKQVKYDENFVDNQGLTAYFNRMYQDINIYDNNVSLLSNQLLSPIANSSPDFYKFFITDTLKDVQPNLIELSFTPRNTNNLLFEGKIYITMDGNYAVQNALLTVNKNINLNFVRQMQAALSFEKNNDGRYHLSQSDLKIEFGINKNKGGGVYGERLVTINNFVINNARTDDTYKGPAQVIALNAEDKDDTFWQMTRPDTLDAASASIYKNIDSLQTIPSFKKTMDIATLVLAGYKNYGAFEVGPANTFYSFNPVEGFRVRLGGRTTPQLSKRYYFETYGAYGARDQKFKYFLSSTYSLNNKSIYSFPQNYIRASFQHDTKIPGQELQFVQESNFLLSFKRGANDVWLYNDIFRLDYVHEFTNHLSYSLGFKKWNQTPAGALLYQSVLPNGVINNVNLIQTTELSAQLRWAPHEKFYQGKLYRTPIPDKYPIFTLNYTQGVKGLFGGEYNYQNVVGNISKRFYMSQLGFTDVTTEGGYLFGSVPFPLLDIHHANQTYAFQLQSYNLMNFQEFVSDHYASIAIDHNFNGFLFNRIPLLKKLKLREIIDVKSLWGGVRSENNPANNSSLLQFPGSLNGGAAGTYALGNTPYVEGSIGVGNIFKLLRVDFVKRFTYLDHPGAPEYGIRFFVKFDF, translated from the coding sequence ATGAAACGTTTACTCACCCCCATTTATAGTGCAAGCATTTTACTGATACTTGTACTGCTTAGCTTAACTGCAAGCCTGCATGCCCAAACCGTGGTGCGCGGTGTAGTTACCGATGCAAAAACAAAACAACCCATGTCGTATGTTACGGTAACGTTTGCCGGCACCACTCAAGGCTCGGGCACCAACGGCCAGGGCCGGTATGCAATATCAACTACTGATAATACCGTATCGCAAATAAAAGTATCGTTTGTAGGTTACCGTACCGCGGTGCGTAACATCACCCCCGGGCAGGACCAAACCATCAACATTGCCCTCGCGGAAGATAACCACTCGTTGAACGAGGTAGTGGTAAAATCGGGCAAAAAGAAAAAATACAGCAATAAGAACAACCCCGCTGTTGAGCTTATCCGCCAGGTTATTGCCCACAAAGCACAAAACCAGGTAGAAAATTACAATTACGCTGAATACCGGCAATACGAACGTATGAATGTTTCGCTAAGTAACCTGAGCGATAAGTTCCGTAATAAAAAGATCTTTAAAAATTACCAGTTCTTATTCCGCGAGCAGGATTCTACAGCCATTGGCGGTAAAACCCTGCTGCCCATGTACCAGGAAGAAAAAACCTCTGATAATTACTTCCGTAAAGCGCCGTATGCTAAAAAGCAGATCATCACGGCCAGCAAACAGGTAAAATATGATGAGAACTTTGTAGACAACCAGGGACTTACCGCGTACTTTAACCGCATGTATCAGGATATCAATATCTATGATAACAATGTGTCGTTATTAAGCAACCAGTTACTTAGCCCTATTGCCAACAGCTCGCCAGATTTCTATAAATTTTTTATTACCGATACCCTTAAGGATGTACAACCAAACCTTATCGAGCTGAGCTTTACCCCGCGCAACACCAACAACCTTTTATTTGAAGGTAAAATATACATTACCATGGACGGGAACTACGCCGTACAAAACGCGCTTTTAACCGTTAATAAAAACATCAACCTTAATTTTGTGCGCCAGATGCAGGCCGCGCTATCATTTGAAAAGAACAACGATGGCCGCTATCACCTGAGCCAAAGCGACCTGAAAATTGAGTTCGGCATCAACAAGAACAAGGGTGGCGGTGTGTACGGCGAGCGTTTAGTTACTATCAATAATTTTGTAATAAACAATGCCCGTACCGACGATACTTATAAAGGCCCTGCGCAGGTTATCGCGCTAAATGCAGAAGATAAAGACGATACCTTTTGGCAAATGACCCGCCCTGATACGCTTGATGCAGCATCAGCAAGTATCTATAAAAACATCGATAGCCTGCAAACCATCCCATCGTTTAAAAAAACCATGGATATCGCCACGCTGGTTTTGGCCGGTTACAAAAACTATGGCGCATTTGAGGTTGGCCCTGCCAATACCTTTTACAGCTTTAACCCGGTAGAAGGTTTCCGGGTACGTTTGGGCGGCCGCACTACCCCGCAGTTAAGCAAGCGGTACTATTTTGAAACCTATGGGGCTTATGGCGCCAGGGACCAAAAATTCAAATATTTTTTAAGCAGCACGTATTCGCTTAACAACAAATCCATCTATTCTTTCCCGCAAAATTACATACGGGCAAGTTTTCAGCACGATACCAAGATCCCGGGCCAGGAACTGCAGTTTGTTCAAGAGAGCAACTTCCTGCTATCCTTTAAGCGCGGTGCAAACGATGTATGGCTTTACAATGATATCTTCAGGTTAGATTATGTGCACGAGTTTACCAACCACCTGTCGTATTCGTTAGGGTTCAAAAAATGGAATCAAACACCCGCTGGCGCATTGCTTTACCAAAGCGTACTGCCCAATGGCGTAATCAATAACGTTAACCTTATTCAAACTACCGAGCTTTCGGCACAACTGCGCTGGGCGCCGCACGAAAAATTTTACCAGGGAAAGCTTTACCGCACGCCTATACCTGATAAGTACCCTATTTTTACCCTGAACTATACCCAGGGCGTTAAAGGCTTATTTGGCGGCGAGTATAACTACCAAAACGTGGTGGGTAACATCAGCAAACGTTTTTACATGTCGCAACTGGGCTTTACCGATGTGACTACCGAGGGCGGCTACCTGTTTGGCAGCGTGCCGTTCCCGTTGCTGGATATACACCACGCCAACCAGACCTATGCTTTCCAGCTGCAGTCTTATAACCTGATGAACTTTCAGGAGTTTGTAAGCGACCATTACGCCAGCATAGCCATCGATCATAACTTTAACGGCTTTTTATTTAACCGCATACCGCTGCTTAAAAAGCTAAAGCTCCGCGAGATCATCGACGTTAAAAGCCTTTGGGGTGGCGTACGCAGCGAGAATAATCCGGCTAATAACTCGTCATTATTACAATTTCCGGGCAGCTTAAATGGCGGCGCGGCAGGTACCTATGCATTGGGCAATACGCCGTATGTAGAAGGCAGTATAGGCGTAGGTAACATATTTAAGTTACTGCGTGTAGACTTTGTTAAGCGCTTTACCTATTTGGACCACCCGGGCGCACCAGAGTACGGCATACGGTTTTTTGTGAAATTTGATTTTTAA